A window of Lentibacillus sp. Marseille-P4043 contains these coding sequences:
- the purN gene encoding phosphoribosylglycinamide formyltransferase, whose product MNNVKAAVFASGTGSNFQAIMEAAIEGKLACDVVLLVCDKPDAGVIEKAKRFGVSTFVFDPKQYPSKEAHEQEVVDKLKFMDVEWIFLAGYMRIIGPTLRNQFVKRIVNIHPSLLPEFPGKDAIGQAFAARSKKTGVTVHYVDAGMDTGPIIAQQEVEILSDDTKEALQERIQRVEHRLYPEIINQILDKDFF is encoded by the coding sequence ATGAATAATGTGAAGGCAGCAGTATTTGCCTCTGGAACGGGAAGTAATTTTCAAGCCATCATGGAAGCTGCGATAGAAGGGAAACTAGCATGCGATGTCGTGCTGCTCGTTTGTGATAAGCCGGACGCTGGTGTTATTGAAAAGGCAAAGAGATTCGGAGTTTCAACATTTGTGTTTGATCCAAAACAGTATCCGTCTAAAGAGGCACATGAGCAAGAAGTGGTGGATAAATTGAAATTCATGGATGTGGAATGGATTTTTCTAGCGGGATATATGCGAATCATTGGTCCCACATTGCGTAACCAGTTTGTGAAAAGGATTGTGAATATCCACCCATCCTTGTTGCCGGAGTTTCCCGGGAAAGATGCGATTGGGCAGGCATTTGCTGCTCGTTCAAAGAAAACGGGGGTAACGGTCCATTATGTTGATGCTGGAATGGATACGGGTCCAATCATTGCCCAACAGGAAGTTGAAATTTTGTCAGATGATACAAAAGAAGCACTACAAGAAAGAATCCAGCGGGTTGAACATCGATTGTACCCTGAAATAATCAATCAAATTTTAGACAAGGATTTTTTCTGA